GACGATCTTGATGGTGGGCACGAAGGGGAAGTTGGTGATGGAGCCGTTGCCGGTGATGAAGAAGATCAGGTTGCAGCCGGAGGCCACCTGGCCGGCGATGCTCTCCAGATCGTTGCCGGGGCTGTCCATGAAGTAGAAGCCCGGGCCGGGCATGGGTTCACCGTACTCCAGCACGCCGTCCAGGCGCACGTCCGGGTGTTTTTTCATGGCCGCGCCGATGGACTTGAGGACGATGTTGTAGAGTCCCCGGAATTTGTTGCCGCCGGAGGGGTTGCCCTCGGCCGAGTGGCCATGGCGGGCGGCCCGGGCCTGGAAGCGTTCCACCGTGGCCAGGAAGCGGCGGGCCGTCTCCAGATCCCGCACCTTCTGCAGGACGTAGGGTTCGGCGCCGATGAGCTCGTCGGTTTCGGCCAGGTTGGCCGCGCCGCCGTAGCGGATCACCTCCCGGGCCACCCAGGAGGCCAGGGGGTTGCCCGAGATGCCGGAGAAGGCGTCGGAGCCGCCACACTGGAGCGCGATCTTCAGGTGGGCCAGGGATTCGGGCGTGCGCCGCGCGGCGTTGACTTCCTCCAGCCAGCCGGCGACGATGGCCTCGCCCCGGGCCAGGTTTTCCTGGAAGCTGCCGGTGAGGGAAAGGAAGTGATGGGGCACCTGGTCCAGGGGGTAGCCGTGGGCCTCCATGAAGTGTCGCAGACGTTCGTTGGTCACGGGCTCCACGCCGAAGTCCACGGCCAACACCGCGCCCACGTTGGGATGCACCATGAAGCCGGCCAGGGTGCGCAGGAGCAGCTCCAGGTTGTTGGGCGCCCGGCCGTCGGGCGCGGTGCCGCCTTCGGTGTGGGCCACGGCCACGATGCCGTCGATGTTCGGGTAGTCCACGGCCAGGTGCTTTACCCGGGCTTCCAGCTGTTTCACGAAGCTGCCAGTGCGGGAGCTGGTCCCCAGCAGGACGATGTAGTTCCGGGTGCCCACGCCCCGCCCGGGACCCCGACGGTAGCCCAGGAAGGTGCGGGTTTCCGGATAGGGGGGCACCTGGGGGGCGGGTTGGAAGGTGGCTTCGTCCAGCTCGAAGGGGACGATGCGGTCCTGGAAATTGCCCACGTCGGGCAGGTGGACATCCACGTCGCGCACCCGCAGGGCCTCCAGGATGCTCTCGTTGCAGATATAGTCGCCCGGCTGAATGGGACGGGTGGCGATGCCAAAGGGCAGCTGCCAGGAAAGGAGAGGCTGGCCTGGCTCGATGGGCTGCACGGCAAACCGGTGGCCTTCCAGCACGGTATGGGGCAGCACCAGGGTCCGCTCCCCATCCTGGATGCGGGTGCCAGCTTCCAGCCGCTGGGTGGCGACGGCCACATTGTCCCCGGGCAGGGGCAGCCGGGCAATCTCGTGCAGGGCATAGGTCTGGGACATGGTTCCTCCAGAGAAGATCTCTACGACACCACTTCGCCCACGATCTGGCGACCGTCTTCGATCACCGTGTCTCGCAGGATGACCGCATCCTTGATGAGGACGTCGGCGCCGATGCGGCAGTTGCGTTCGATGTAGACTCGGGGGCCGATGACGCAGCCCGGGCCGATTACCGTGCCCTCCTCGATGCGCAGGGGGGTGATCAGGTGGGTGTGCCGGCCCACGCTCTGGGGCGCGAGCTGGGGACTGTCGCCCCCGTGGGTCAGGTAGTGGCGGTTGATGGCCAGCAGGTCGGCCGCGTTGGTGAGCTGCAGGCGGTCCCGGGTGAAGACCCCCGTGACCCGTCCCTGGCGCTCGATGAGCATCTGGATGGCGTCCTGCAGCTCGTACTCGCCCCGGGGGGAAGGTTTCACCTCGGGCAGGTAGGCCAGCAGGTCCGGTGCGAAGACGTAGAGGGGCAGGCTGGAGATGTTGGAGGGC
The DNA window shown above is from Litorilinea aerophila and carries:
- a CDS encoding UxaA family hydrolase, coding for MSQTYALHEIARLPLPGDNVAVATQRLEAGTRIQDGERTLVLPHTVLEGHRFAVQPIEPGQPLLSWQLPFGIATRPIQPGDYICNESILEALRVRDVDVHLPDVGNFQDRIVPFELDEATFQPAPQVPPYPETRTFLGYRRGPGRGVGTRNYIVLLGTSSRTGSFVKQLEARVKHLAVDYPNIDGIVAVAHTEGGTAPDGRAPNNLELLLRTLAGFMVHPNVGAVLAVDFGVEPVTNERLRHFMEAHGYPLDQVPHHFLSLTGSFQENLARGEAIVAGWLEEVNAARRTPESLAHLKIALQCGGSDAFSGISGNPLASWVAREVIRYGGAANLAETDELIGAEPYVLQKVRDLETARRFLATVERFQARAARHGHSAEGNPSGGNKFRGLYNIVLKSIGAAMKKHPDVRLDGVLEYGEPMPGPGFYFMDSPGNDLESIAGQVASGCNLIFFITGNGSITNFPFVPTIKIVTTTRRYQLLSREMDVNAGAYLDGTPMDELGAQTLELTVEVASGRRTVGELAGHAQVQIWRDWRLDEGSRLEEVLQRQPPVQAGQSLPIRPLAPRPADASVSSIRFTTYRHHEVQAIDQVGLILPTSLCAGQVAQMAAQRLNRRGLGREHHLSRFVALAHTEGCGNSGGTSEELYVRTMLGYLTHPMVRHCLLLEHGCEKTHNDYMRHQMERMGLDPAQVGWASIQLDGGIERVLAKVEAWFAQAIQQAGAPTVGEAGLESLRLGLASMGPVPEAVAQQLARLTRLVVHAGGSVVVPQNAGLLSHLAYLEETLGDHPPVPTLFYGQPMAVPGFHIMETPTEHWVETLTGLGATGVEIMVAYVGEHPVQTHPLVPVLQVTADPAVATRFQEDLDLVLAGDSSSAMDGWPGAILTQVAAVAAGRYAPRLYRLGNVDFQLTRGLLGISL